A section of the Ornithodoros turicata isolate Travis unplaced genomic scaffold, ASM3712646v1 ctg00000843.1, whole genome shotgun sequence genome encodes:
- the LOC135375226 gene encoding symplekin-like isoform X1 → MDEEQSEQKSTHDRVVELINQASLVSTGKDNLKVQYLKQVQELIIYKEADLLDNFLDEMLAFQNDRVADVRRFVVGFIEEACKKDPEVFPKVLANLRMMFRDEQVAIQKRVIQAVTQLYKVALRWICNAKAVDELMETSWEYICGLKMEILNLLESDNDGIRTHTIKFMEMLVILQTYPDGDSPKKSENDIALDDVPLTLKFIKPRKLEEEAKQVFDALVVFHGTPHISSVNLMACMQALVLIAKHRAEFMSKVIQALESLHANLPPTLAKSQVSSVRKHLKLQLLMLIKLPAAVDFHSQTSTLLTDLGASSQEIARSMPKPEDVKKRQRLIEESSPGAPPGAAPPVKKIRLEAEEEEEEKEEDEIVGGIPKSATNTAIDITAEDIVPRLNTVNVTDIVLVSMLSLPEIMPAHFQASYTPIAVAGTDSQIKHLARLIATQMTAVGVGKGVEEIAVKAQEKQIEDEKAEEAAQPKQSIQTILGGTTTEKKKDQKSSVLYPTGFESKGRRQRQLNLAEITRPLSEEDMEQMLVLTVRRILKAGRTHGSGIPMVQVKILAGLATQFGGEISAMLRDYILEDPRQHVDVALAWLYEEYAQLQGFLQAAGTQTPAEKKASNSYGESLNGLLMDVLHKCEPRERDALFARFYLEIPSITPDALLILKQYCSSESTVGQGLSILLSLVDYRPPQQMEYLQQVLELTVAPNQEVRLQAARLAKQLHERGNFRSIIEDFALTYLRYLLEPTPPRHLLHEPIAPSTWTEDYIKICMQLYLSLLPVNNKLIHDLAIVYVGADAEIKRTIFRGLEGPVKGMGMSSPELLLLVENCPKGAETLVTRIIHILTDKTPPSSELVARVRDLYHKRVSDVRFLIPVLNGLSKKEVIAALPKLIKLNPVVVKEVFNRLLGSNVESSSNFTSPVTPAELLIALHNVDPSKCDVKTVIKATSLCFAEKHVYTQEVLAVVMQQLMEQNPLPTLLMRTVIQSLTLYPRLIGFVMNILQRLILKQVWKQKKVWEGFIKCCQRTRPQSLQVLLQLPAEHLRNVFQVSPDLQEPLIQHVASFTDHQKAHIPKSILDLLQVNRNGSELDRNVKSPKKTLRSAVKVEIKDPVKQANRKTSSSTDSDEEVSRGSLRSYGSVDEKWQETEGSEEPPPPGQEP, encoded by the exons ATGGATGAAGAGCAATCCGAGCAGAAGTCAACGCACGACAGG GTTGTCGAGCTTATAAACCAAGCTTCCCTTGTAAGCACCGGCAAAGACAACCTGAAAGTACAGTACCTGAAGCAAGTGCAGGAGCTGATTATTTACAAAGAGGCAGATCTGCTGGATAATTTCCTTGAT GAAATGTTGGCATTTCAAAATGATAGGGTTGCCGATGTCAGACGGTTTGTCGTCGGCTTCATCGAAGAAGCATG CAAAAAGGATCCAGAGGTTTTTCCCAAGGTCCTGGCCAATCTACGGATGATGTTTCGTGATGAGCAGGTTGCGATACAGAAACGTGTCATCCAGGCAGTGACACAACTGTATAAAGTTGCATTACGCTGGATCTGCAATGCAAAGGCAGTCGACGAACTCATGGAAACTTCGTGGGAATATATCTGTGGACTCAAGATGGAAATACTGAACCTTCTAGAGTCAGACAATGACGG TATTCGCACTCACACAATCAAGTTCATGGAGATGCTTGTAATCCTTCAGACATATCCC GATGGGGACAGTCCAAAGAAAAGTGAGAATGACATAGCACTGGATGACGTCCCGTTAACGTTAAAATTCATCAAACCAAGAAAGTTGGAAGAAGAGGCGAAGCAAGTGTTTGACGCTCTGGTGGTGTTTCACGGAACTCCACACATTTCAAG CGTCAACTTGATGGCATGCATGCAAGCACTGGTGTTGATTGCAAAGCACAGGGCAGAATTTATGTCCAAGGTCATTCAAGCATTAGAGTCACTTCATG CAAACCTTCCTCCAACGTTGGCAAAATCTCAAGTCAGCAGTGTCAGAAAGCACTTAAAA CTCCAGTTACTCATGTTGATAAAGCTCCCAGCTGCTGTGGACTTTCACAGTCAGACCAGCACCCTCTTGACAGATCTTGGAGCTTCCTCTCAAGAG ATTGCCAGAAGCATGCCAAAGCCGGAAGATGTGAAAAAACGCCAGCGGCTAATTGAAGAAAGCAGCCCAGGAGCACCCCCAGGAGCTGCTCCTCCTGTAAAGAAGATTAGACTAGAG gctgaagaagaagaagaggaaaaggaagaagatgAAATAGTGGGAGGAATCCCTAAATCCGCAACAAACACTGCCATCGACATCACCGCTGAAGACATTGTTCCTCGACTCAACACTGTCAATGTTACCGACATTGTCCTCGTCAGCATG CTCTCACTACCAGAAATTATGCCTGCACATTTTCAAGCCTCCTACACACCGATTGCGGTGGCCGGGACAGACTCCCAGATCAAGCATTTAGCACGGTTGATTGCGACGCAGATGACAGCCGTGGGAGTTGGAAAAGGTGTAGAAGAAATTGCCGTTAAAGCGCAG GAAAAACAAATTGAGGATGAGAAAGCCGAAGAAGCCGCACAGCCAAAGCAGAGCATCCAAACCATATTGG GCGGCACAACAACCGAGAAGAAAAAAGACCAGAAGAGCTCAGTCTTGTATCCTACAGGCTTTGAG AGTAAAGGCAGAAGGCAGCGGCAGTTGAATCTCGCAGAAATCACCAGGCCATTGTCCGAGGAAGATATGGAACAGATGCTCGTGCTGACTGTTAGAAGAATTCTCAAAGCTGGAA GAACACACGGGAGTGGTATTCCAATG GTTCAGGTGAAGATTTTGGCTGGCTTGGCAACCCAGTTTGGCGGTGAAATCAGTGCGA TGCTGCGAGATTACATCCTTGAAGACCCTCGTCAACACGTTGATGTCGCACTGGCGTGGCTTTATGAGGAATACGCCCAGCTGCAGGGGTTCCTGCAAGCTGCTGGCACGCAGACGCCAGCAGAAAAGAAAGCCAGCAACTCCTATGGGGAGAGCCTCAATGGACTTCTAATGGATGTCCTGCACAAATGCGAACCGCGGGAACGAGATGC TCTCTTTGCGAGGTTCTACTTGGAAATCCCGTCCATCACACCGGATGCTCTTCTTATTTTGAAGCAGTATTGTTCCAGTGAG TCAACGGTTGGACAGGGTTTATCTATCTTGCTCTCATTGGTGGACTACCGGCCCCCTCAACAAATGGAGTACCTCCAACAAGTGCTCGAGCTGACCGTGGCACCGAATCAGGAGGTGCGGCTCCAGGCAGCGCGTCTTGCTAAGCAGCTCCACGAGCGGGGAAACTTCAGATCTATAATTGAG GATTTTGCTCTGACATATCTGCGTTATTTATTGGAACCCACGCCGCCACGGCACCTTTTACATGAACCGATTG CCCCGTCAACATGGACAGAAGACTACATAAAGATCTGTATGCAGCTTTACTTGTCACTACTTCCAGTGAACAACAAGCTAATTCACGA CTTAGCCATCGTGTACGTGGGAGCTGACGCCGAGATCAAGAGAACCATTTTCCGTGGACTCGAGGGACCC GTGAAAGGAATGGGAATGTCATCTCCAGAGCTACTCTTACTTGTTGAGAATTGCCCAAAAGGAGCAGAAACACTTGTGACGAGGATTATTCACATCTTGACAGATAAGA ctccgccttcttcggagCTAGTGGCCAGAGTACGTGACTTGTACCACAAAAGGGTGTCAGACGTTCGATTCCTCATTCCGGTCCTCAATGGGTTGTCAAAG AAGGAGGTCATAGCGGCCTTGCCTAAGTTAATCAAGTTGAATCCAGTAGTCGTGAAAGAAGTATTCAACAGGTTACTTGGGAGTAATG TGGAATCTTCCTCTAATTTCACAAGCCCAGTGACACCTGCAGAGCTGTTGATTGCGCTACACAACGTCGATCCATCAAAATGCGACGTCAAAACAGTCATCAAGG CAACATCATTATGCTTTGCTGAAAAGCACGTCTACACTCAAGAAGTTTTGGCTGTCGTCATGCAACAGTTAATGGAACAAAACCCACTGCCCACCTTACTGATGAGGACTGTGATCCAGTCTCTGACATTATACCCGAGGCTCATCGGGTTTGTCATGAACATTTTGCAGAGGCTAATTCTCAAGCAG GTTTGGAAGCAGAAGAAGGTGTGGGAAGGATTTATCAAATGCTGTCAGCGTACGCGGCCGCAGTCGCTGCAGGTGCTGCTGCAACTTCCCGCGGAACACCTGCGGAATGTCTTTCAAGTCAGTCCGGACCTGCAGGAACCACTCATACAGCACGTGGCTTCCTTCACAGATCACCAG AAAGCACACATCCCAAAGTCAATCTTGGACCTGCTGCAGGTTAATAGGAATGGCTCTGAATTAGATAGG AACGTGAAATCACCAAAAAAA ACATTGAGGTCTGCCGTCAAGGTAGAAATAAAAGACCCTGTT AAGCAAGCAAACAGAAAG ACGTCCTCCAGCACAGACTCG
- the LOC135375226 gene encoding symplekin-like isoform X2 — protein sequence MDEEQSEQKSTHDRVVELINQASLVSTGKDNLKVQYLKQVQELIIYKEADLLDNFLDEMLAFQNDRVADVRRFVVGFIEEACKKDPEVFPKVLANLRMMFRDEQVAIQKRVIQAVTQLYKVALRWICNAKAVDELMETSWEYICGLKMEILNLLESDNDGIRTHTIKFMEMLVILQTYPDGDSPKKSENDIALDDVPLTLKFIKPRKLEEEAKQVFDALVVFHGTPHISSVNLMACMQALVLIAKHRAEFMSKVIQALESLHANLPPTLAKSQVSSVRKHLKLQLLMLIKLPAAVDFHSQTSTLLTDLGASSQEIARSMPKPEDVKKRQRLIEESSPGAPPGAAPPVKKIRLEAEEEEEEKEEDEIVGGIPKSATNTAIDITAEDIVPRLNTVNVTDIVLVSMLSLPEIMPAHFQASYTPIAVAGTDSQIKHLARLIATQMTAVGVGKGVEEIAVKAQEKQIEDEKAEEAAQPKQSIQTILGGTTTEKKKDQKSSVLYPTGFESKGRRQRQLNLAEITRPLSEEDMEQMLVLTVRRILKAGRTHGSGIPMVQVKILAGLATQFGGEISAMLRDYILEDPRQHVDVALAWLYEEYAQLQGFLQAAGTQTPAEKKASNSYGESLNGLLMDVLHKCEPRERDALFARFYLEIPSITPDALLILKQYCSSESTVGQGLSILLSLVDYRPPQQMEYLQQVLELTVAPNQEVRLQAARLAKQLHERGNFRSIIEDFALTYLRYLLEPTPPRHLLHEPIAPSTWTEDYIKICMQLYLSLLPVNNKLIHDLAIVYVGADAEIKRTIFRGLEGPVKGMGMSSPELLLLVENCPKGAETLVTRIIHILTDKTPPSSELVARVRDLYHKRVSDVRFLIPVLNGLSKKEVIAALPKLIKLNPVVVKEVFNRLLGSNVESSSNFTSPVTPAELLIALHNVDPSKCDVKTVIKATSLCFAEKHVYTQEVLAVVMQQLMEQNPLPTLLMRTVIQSLTLYPRLIGFVMNILQRLILKQVWKQKKVWEGFIKCCQRTRPQSLQVLLQLPAEHLRNVFQVSPDLQEPLIQHVASFTDHQKAHIPKSILDLLQVNRNGSELDRNVKSPKKDEEVSRGSLRSYGSVDEKWQETEGSEEPPPPGQEP from the exons ATGGATGAAGAGCAATCCGAGCAGAAGTCAACGCACGACAGG GTTGTCGAGCTTATAAACCAAGCTTCCCTTGTAAGCACCGGCAAAGACAACCTGAAAGTACAGTACCTGAAGCAAGTGCAGGAGCTGATTATTTACAAAGAGGCAGATCTGCTGGATAATTTCCTTGAT GAAATGTTGGCATTTCAAAATGATAGGGTTGCCGATGTCAGACGGTTTGTCGTCGGCTTCATCGAAGAAGCATG CAAAAAGGATCCAGAGGTTTTTCCCAAGGTCCTGGCCAATCTACGGATGATGTTTCGTGATGAGCAGGTTGCGATACAGAAACGTGTCATCCAGGCAGTGACACAACTGTATAAAGTTGCATTACGCTGGATCTGCAATGCAAAGGCAGTCGACGAACTCATGGAAACTTCGTGGGAATATATCTGTGGACTCAAGATGGAAATACTGAACCTTCTAGAGTCAGACAATGACGG TATTCGCACTCACACAATCAAGTTCATGGAGATGCTTGTAATCCTTCAGACATATCCC GATGGGGACAGTCCAAAGAAAAGTGAGAATGACATAGCACTGGATGACGTCCCGTTAACGTTAAAATTCATCAAACCAAGAAAGTTGGAAGAAGAGGCGAAGCAAGTGTTTGACGCTCTGGTGGTGTTTCACGGAACTCCACACATTTCAAG CGTCAACTTGATGGCATGCATGCAAGCACTGGTGTTGATTGCAAAGCACAGGGCAGAATTTATGTCCAAGGTCATTCAAGCATTAGAGTCACTTCATG CAAACCTTCCTCCAACGTTGGCAAAATCTCAAGTCAGCAGTGTCAGAAAGCACTTAAAA CTCCAGTTACTCATGTTGATAAAGCTCCCAGCTGCTGTGGACTTTCACAGTCAGACCAGCACCCTCTTGACAGATCTTGGAGCTTCCTCTCAAGAG ATTGCCAGAAGCATGCCAAAGCCGGAAGATGTGAAAAAACGCCAGCGGCTAATTGAAGAAAGCAGCCCAGGAGCACCCCCAGGAGCTGCTCCTCCTGTAAAGAAGATTAGACTAGAG gctgaagaagaagaagaggaaaaggaagaagatgAAATAGTGGGAGGAATCCCTAAATCCGCAACAAACACTGCCATCGACATCACCGCTGAAGACATTGTTCCTCGACTCAACACTGTCAATGTTACCGACATTGTCCTCGTCAGCATG CTCTCACTACCAGAAATTATGCCTGCACATTTTCAAGCCTCCTACACACCGATTGCGGTGGCCGGGACAGACTCCCAGATCAAGCATTTAGCACGGTTGATTGCGACGCAGATGACAGCCGTGGGAGTTGGAAAAGGTGTAGAAGAAATTGCCGTTAAAGCGCAG GAAAAACAAATTGAGGATGAGAAAGCCGAAGAAGCCGCACAGCCAAAGCAGAGCATCCAAACCATATTGG GCGGCACAACAACCGAGAAGAAAAAAGACCAGAAGAGCTCAGTCTTGTATCCTACAGGCTTTGAG AGTAAAGGCAGAAGGCAGCGGCAGTTGAATCTCGCAGAAATCACCAGGCCATTGTCCGAGGAAGATATGGAACAGATGCTCGTGCTGACTGTTAGAAGAATTCTCAAAGCTGGAA GAACACACGGGAGTGGTATTCCAATG GTTCAGGTGAAGATTTTGGCTGGCTTGGCAACCCAGTTTGGCGGTGAAATCAGTGCGA TGCTGCGAGATTACATCCTTGAAGACCCTCGTCAACACGTTGATGTCGCACTGGCGTGGCTTTATGAGGAATACGCCCAGCTGCAGGGGTTCCTGCAAGCTGCTGGCACGCAGACGCCAGCAGAAAAGAAAGCCAGCAACTCCTATGGGGAGAGCCTCAATGGACTTCTAATGGATGTCCTGCACAAATGCGAACCGCGGGAACGAGATGC TCTCTTTGCGAGGTTCTACTTGGAAATCCCGTCCATCACACCGGATGCTCTTCTTATTTTGAAGCAGTATTGTTCCAGTGAG TCAACGGTTGGACAGGGTTTATCTATCTTGCTCTCATTGGTGGACTACCGGCCCCCTCAACAAATGGAGTACCTCCAACAAGTGCTCGAGCTGACCGTGGCACCGAATCAGGAGGTGCGGCTCCAGGCAGCGCGTCTTGCTAAGCAGCTCCACGAGCGGGGAAACTTCAGATCTATAATTGAG GATTTTGCTCTGACATATCTGCGTTATTTATTGGAACCCACGCCGCCACGGCACCTTTTACATGAACCGATTG CCCCGTCAACATGGACAGAAGACTACATAAAGATCTGTATGCAGCTTTACTTGTCACTACTTCCAGTGAACAACAAGCTAATTCACGA CTTAGCCATCGTGTACGTGGGAGCTGACGCCGAGATCAAGAGAACCATTTTCCGTGGACTCGAGGGACCC GTGAAAGGAATGGGAATGTCATCTCCAGAGCTACTCTTACTTGTTGAGAATTGCCCAAAAGGAGCAGAAACACTTGTGACGAGGATTATTCACATCTTGACAGATAAGA ctccgccttcttcggagCTAGTGGCCAGAGTACGTGACTTGTACCACAAAAGGGTGTCAGACGTTCGATTCCTCATTCCGGTCCTCAATGGGTTGTCAAAG AAGGAGGTCATAGCGGCCTTGCCTAAGTTAATCAAGTTGAATCCAGTAGTCGTGAAAGAAGTATTCAACAGGTTACTTGGGAGTAATG TGGAATCTTCCTCTAATTTCACAAGCCCAGTGACACCTGCAGAGCTGTTGATTGCGCTACACAACGTCGATCCATCAAAATGCGACGTCAAAACAGTCATCAAGG CAACATCATTATGCTTTGCTGAAAAGCACGTCTACACTCAAGAAGTTTTGGCTGTCGTCATGCAACAGTTAATGGAACAAAACCCACTGCCCACCTTACTGATGAGGACTGTGATCCAGTCTCTGACATTATACCCGAGGCTCATCGGGTTTGTCATGAACATTTTGCAGAGGCTAATTCTCAAGCAG GTTTGGAAGCAGAAGAAGGTGTGGGAAGGATTTATCAAATGCTGTCAGCGTACGCGGCCGCAGTCGCTGCAGGTGCTGCTGCAACTTCCCGCGGAACACCTGCGGAATGTCTTTCAAGTCAGTCCGGACCTGCAGGAACCACTCATACAGCACGTGGCTTCCTTCACAGATCACCAG AAAGCACACATCCCAAAGTCAATCTTGGACCTGCTGCAGGTTAATAGGAATGGCTCTGAATTAGATAGG AACGTGAAATCACCAAAAAAA
- the LOC135375226 gene encoding symplekin-like isoform X3 translates to MDEEQSEQKSTHDRVVELINQASLVSTGKDNLKVQYLKQVQELIIYKEADLLDNFLDEMLAFQNDRVADVRRFVVGFIEEACKKDPEVFPKVLANLRMMFRDEQVAIQKRVIQAVTQLYKVALRWICNAKAVDELMETSWEYICGLKMEILNLLESDNDGIRTHTIKFMEMLVILQTYPDGDSPKKSENDIALDDVPLTLKFIKPRKLEEEAKQVFDALVVFHGTPHISSVNLMACMQALVLIAKHRAEFMSKVIQALESLHANLPPTLAKSQVSSVRKHLKLQLLMLIKLPAAVDFHSQTSTLLTDLGASSQEIARSMPKPEDVKKRQRLIEESSPGAPPGAAPPVKKIRLEAEEEEEEKEEDEIVGGIPKSATNTAIDITAEDIVPRLNTVNVTDIVLVSMLSLPEIMPAHFQASYTPIAVAGTDSQIKHLARLIATQMTAVGVGKGVEEIAVKAQEKQIEDEKAEEAAQPKQSIQTILGGTTTEKKKDQKSSVLYPTGFESKGRRQRQLNLAEITRPLSEEDMEQMLVLTVRRILKAGRTHGSGIPMVQVKILAGLATQFGGEISAMLRDYILEDPRQHVDVALAWLYEEYAQLQGFLQAAGTQTPAEKKASNSYGESLNGLLMDVLHKCEPRERDALFARFYLEIPSITPDALLILKQYCSSESTVGQGLSILLSLVDYRPPQQMEYLQQVLELTVAPNQEVRLQAARLAKQLHERGNFRSIIEDFALTYLRYLLEPTPPRHLLHEPIAPSTWTEDYIKICMQLYLSLLPVNNKLIHDLAIVYVGADAEIKRTIFRGLEGPVKGMGMSSPELLLLVENCPKGAETLVTRIIHILTDKTPPSSELVARVRDLYHKRVSDVRFLIPVLNGLSKKEVIAALPKLIKLNPVVVKEVFNRLLGSNVESSSNFTSPVTPAELLIALHNVDPSKCDVKTVIKATSLCFAEKHVYTQEVLAVVMQQLMEQNPLPTLLMRTVIQSLTLYPRLIGFVMNILQRLILKQVWKQKKVWEGFIKCCQRTRPQSLQVLLQLPAEHLRNVFQVSPDLQEPLIQHVASFTDHQKAHIPKSILDLLQVNRNGSELDRNVKSPKKRGSLRSYGSVDEKWQETEGSEEPPPPGQEP, encoded by the exons ATGGATGAAGAGCAATCCGAGCAGAAGTCAACGCACGACAGG GTTGTCGAGCTTATAAACCAAGCTTCCCTTGTAAGCACCGGCAAAGACAACCTGAAAGTACAGTACCTGAAGCAAGTGCAGGAGCTGATTATTTACAAAGAGGCAGATCTGCTGGATAATTTCCTTGAT GAAATGTTGGCATTTCAAAATGATAGGGTTGCCGATGTCAGACGGTTTGTCGTCGGCTTCATCGAAGAAGCATG CAAAAAGGATCCAGAGGTTTTTCCCAAGGTCCTGGCCAATCTACGGATGATGTTTCGTGATGAGCAGGTTGCGATACAGAAACGTGTCATCCAGGCAGTGACACAACTGTATAAAGTTGCATTACGCTGGATCTGCAATGCAAAGGCAGTCGACGAACTCATGGAAACTTCGTGGGAATATATCTGTGGACTCAAGATGGAAATACTGAACCTTCTAGAGTCAGACAATGACGG TATTCGCACTCACACAATCAAGTTCATGGAGATGCTTGTAATCCTTCAGACATATCCC GATGGGGACAGTCCAAAGAAAAGTGAGAATGACATAGCACTGGATGACGTCCCGTTAACGTTAAAATTCATCAAACCAAGAAAGTTGGAAGAAGAGGCGAAGCAAGTGTTTGACGCTCTGGTGGTGTTTCACGGAACTCCACACATTTCAAG CGTCAACTTGATGGCATGCATGCAAGCACTGGTGTTGATTGCAAAGCACAGGGCAGAATTTATGTCCAAGGTCATTCAAGCATTAGAGTCACTTCATG CAAACCTTCCTCCAACGTTGGCAAAATCTCAAGTCAGCAGTGTCAGAAAGCACTTAAAA CTCCAGTTACTCATGTTGATAAAGCTCCCAGCTGCTGTGGACTTTCACAGTCAGACCAGCACCCTCTTGACAGATCTTGGAGCTTCCTCTCAAGAG ATTGCCAGAAGCATGCCAAAGCCGGAAGATGTGAAAAAACGCCAGCGGCTAATTGAAGAAAGCAGCCCAGGAGCACCCCCAGGAGCTGCTCCTCCTGTAAAGAAGATTAGACTAGAG gctgaagaagaagaagaggaaaaggaagaagatgAAATAGTGGGAGGAATCCCTAAATCCGCAACAAACACTGCCATCGACATCACCGCTGAAGACATTGTTCCTCGACTCAACACTGTCAATGTTACCGACATTGTCCTCGTCAGCATG CTCTCACTACCAGAAATTATGCCTGCACATTTTCAAGCCTCCTACACACCGATTGCGGTGGCCGGGACAGACTCCCAGATCAAGCATTTAGCACGGTTGATTGCGACGCAGATGACAGCCGTGGGAGTTGGAAAAGGTGTAGAAGAAATTGCCGTTAAAGCGCAG GAAAAACAAATTGAGGATGAGAAAGCCGAAGAAGCCGCACAGCCAAAGCAGAGCATCCAAACCATATTGG GCGGCACAACAACCGAGAAGAAAAAAGACCAGAAGAGCTCAGTCTTGTATCCTACAGGCTTTGAG AGTAAAGGCAGAAGGCAGCGGCAGTTGAATCTCGCAGAAATCACCAGGCCATTGTCCGAGGAAGATATGGAACAGATGCTCGTGCTGACTGTTAGAAGAATTCTCAAAGCTGGAA GAACACACGGGAGTGGTATTCCAATG GTTCAGGTGAAGATTTTGGCTGGCTTGGCAACCCAGTTTGGCGGTGAAATCAGTGCGA TGCTGCGAGATTACATCCTTGAAGACCCTCGTCAACACGTTGATGTCGCACTGGCGTGGCTTTATGAGGAATACGCCCAGCTGCAGGGGTTCCTGCAAGCTGCTGGCACGCAGACGCCAGCAGAAAAGAAAGCCAGCAACTCCTATGGGGAGAGCCTCAATGGACTTCTAATGGATGTCCTGCACAAATGCGAACCGCGGGAACGAGATGC TCTCTTTGCGAGGTTCTACTTGGAAATCCCGTCCATCACACCGGATGCTCTTCTTATTTTGAAGCAGTATTGTTCCAGTGAG TCAACGGTTGGACAGGGTTTATCTATCTTGCTCTCATTGGTGGACTACCGGCCCCCTCAACAAATGGAGTACCTCCAACAAGTGCTCGAGCTGACCGTGGCACCGAATCAGGAGGTGCGGCTCCAGGCAGCGCGTCTTGCTAAGCAGCTCCACGAGCGGGGAAACTTCAGATCTATAATTGAG GATTTTGCTCTGACATATCTGCGTTATTTATTGGAACCCACGCCGCCACGGCACCTTTTACATGAACCGATTG CCCCGTCAACATGGACAGAAGACTACATAAAGATCTGTATGCAGCTTTACTTGTCACTACTTCCAGTGAACAACAAGCTAATTCACGA CTTAGCCATCGTGTACGTGGGAGCTGACGCCGAGATCAAGAGAACCATTTTCCGTGGACTCGAGGGACCC GTGAAAGGAATGGGAATGTCATCTCCAGAGCTACTCTTACTTGTTGAGAATTGCCCAAAAGGAGCAGAAACACTTGTGACGAGGATTATTCACATCTTGACAGATAAGA ctccgccttcttcggagCTAGTGGCCAGAGTACGTGACTTGTACCACAAAAGGGTGTCAGACGTTCGATTCCTCATTCCGGTCCTCAATGGGTTGTCAAAG AAGGAGGTCATAGCGGCCTTGCCTAAGTTAATCAAGTTGAATCCAGTAGTCGTGAAAGAAGTATTCAACAGGTTACTTGGGAGTAATG TGGAATCTTCCTCTAATTTCACAAGCCCAGTGACACCTGCAGAGCTGTTGATTGCGCTACACAACGTCGATCCATCAAAATGCGACGTCAAAACAGTCATCAAGG CAACATCATTATGCTTTGCTGAAAAGCACGTCTACACTCAAGAAGTTTTGGCTGTCGTCATGCAACAGTTAATGGAACAAAACCCACTGCCCACCTTACTGATGAGGACTGTGATCCAGTCTCTGACATTATACCCGAGGCTCATCGGGTTTGTCATGAACATTTTGCAGAGGCTAATTCTCAAGCAG GTTTGGAAGCAGAAGAAGGTGTGGGAAGGATTTATCAAATGCTGTCAGCGTACGCGGCCGCAGTCGCTGCAGGTGCTGCTGCAACTTCCCGCGGAACACCTGCGGAATGTCTTTCAAGTCAGTCCGGACCTGCAGGAACCACTCATACAGCACGTGGCTTCCTTCACAGATCACCAG AAAGCACACATCCCAAAGTCAATCTTGGACCTGCTGCAGGTTAATAGGAATGGCTCTGAATTAGATAGG AACGTGAAATCACCAAAAAAA